The following proteins come from a genomic window of Methanobacterium sp.:
- a CDS encoding helicase-related protein translates to MTNDLTFITNEPGKKLVDRFNTLIKDTQFFDCLVGYFYTSGFHSLYKSLEKTEKIRILIGISTNKETFGWIQRSKAEQSFNFLSSKETKEEFSSKIINEMETSEDSFNVETGIRKFIEWLKSGKLEIKAFPSERIHAKLYIMTFDEDDRDKGRVITGSSNFTKAGLNDNIEFNVELKNRNDYEFSLEKFNELWEKSVEVSEEYVETIKQKTWLNDSITPYELYLKFLYEYLKEKINIDQEELKRALLPENFLDLEYQKDAVRDAKMKLEEYGGVFLADVVGLGKTYISAMLAQQLDGRTLVIAPPILLDRDNPGSWPNVFVDFGVRGVEFESKGKLDKIIDRGVDKYSNIFIDESHDFRNEETQGFAKLSQICQGKRVVLVSATPLNNTPRDVLNQIKLFQKPRKSTLPNPEVRDLEKYFTKLQNRLNGLDRRRDKEEYLRVVQENADEIRENVLQYLMVRRTRTSIMKYYGKDLEKQGLKFPDVEDPEPIYYHFDEKLDNIFNRTLALIIREFSYSRYTPLLYLKRDLTPLEKVSQRNMGRFMKILLSKRLESSFHAFKNSIDRFILSYTRFIGEYKKGNVYVSKKDINKIFELLENDDDAAIQHLITEGRAERYDSSDFESEFLKDLMRDLEVLEEIQAMWDDITDDPKLDEFIRVLKEDKNLGDNKILVFTESKETAFYLEEKLNKAFGKVTLAYSGDSPESMRRKVIKNFDAKERNPEDDYQILVSTDVLSQGVNLHRSNVVINYDIPWNPTRMMQRVGRIQRVDTKFDKVFIYNFFPAGPINELIGLEEAATSKIAAFIEMLGNDSKLLTDEEIKSHDLFNRLTSKETITGEDEEEVDHELKYLTFLRDIRDNEPNLFNKIKKLPKKARTARKHLENYNSLLTFFKSGKLRKIFITKGENAEELDFIEAAEILEVDKETKAEKIDAEFYNHLDINKKEFEAVFDVEEEKIKTGSRSHSTKLIKIINATLRMQKQFSEDDEEYLRDVIGLLDDGVLPKGLSKKLVKELNDLEDLEPLKILGKIRAGIPSEYLKGDSNAPPEPSGHREVILSEYLIGE, encoded by the coding sequence ATGACTAATGATCTAACTTTTATAACAAATGAACCTGGAAAGAAGCTTGTAGATAGATTCAATACTCTTATTAAAGATACTCAATTTTTTGATTGTTTAGTTGGCTATTTTTACACAAGCGGATTTCATTCTCTTTATAAATCTTTGGAAAAAACAGAAAAGATTAGAATACTGATTGGAATTAGCACTAATAAAGAAACATTTGGTTGGATTCAAAGATCAAAAGCTGAACAAAGCTTTAATTTTTTATCAAGCAAAGAAACCAAAGAAGAGTTTTCCAGTAAAATAATAAATGAAATGGAAACATCCGAAGATTCGTTCAATGTTGAAACAGGTATCAGAAAATTCATAGAATGGCTTAAATCTGGAAAATTAGAGATAAAGGCATTTCCTTCAGAGCGAATACATGCAAAACTTTACATCATGACTTTTGATGAAGATGATAGGGATAAAGGACGAGTAATAACAGGATCAAGCAATTTTACCAAAGCAGGTTTAAATGATAACATTGAATTCAACGTTGAATTGAAAAATAGAAATGATTACGAATTTTCTTTAGAAAAGTTCAATGAATTATGGGAAAAATCTGTAGAAGTATCTGAAGAATATGTGGAGACAATAAAGCAAAAAACATGGTTAAATGACTCAATTACTCCTTATGAGCTTTATCTCAAATTCCTTTACGAATACCTCAAAGAAAAAATCAATATTGACCAGGAAGAACTTAAAAGAGCGCTTTTACCTGAAAACTTTTTAGATTTGGAATATCAAAAGGATGCTGTTAGGGACGCTAAAATGAAACTTGAAGAGTATGGCGGCGTTTTTTTAGCAGATGTTGTGGGTTTAGGTAAGACATACATTTCTGCAATGCTTGCTCAACAATTAGATGGCCGTACTTTGGTAATAGCTCCTCCAATTTTACTTGATAGAGATAATCCTGGGTCATGGCCAAACGTTTTTGTTGATTTTGGAGTAAGAGGCGTAGAATTTGAATCAAAAGGTAAATTAGATAAAATAATTGATAGGGGAGTAGATAAATACAGCAATATATTTATTGATGAATCACACGATTTTAGAAACGAAGAAACCCAGGGATTTGCTAAATTATCGCAAATCTGCCAGGGAAAGAGAGTAGTACTGGTATCTGCAACTCCACTTAATAACACTCCAAGGGATGTCTTAAATCAAATAAAATTATTCCAGAAACCGCGTAAATCCACACTTCCTAATCCAGAAGTAAGGGACCTGGAGAAATACTTCACTAAACTTCAAAATAGATTAAATGGTTTGGATAGGAGAAGGGATAAGGAAGAATACCTGAGGGTAGTACAGGAAAATGCTGATGAGATCAGGGAAAATGTACTGCAATATTTAATGGTTAGAAGAACCAGAACAAGCATAATGAAGTATTATGGTAAGGATTTAGAAAAACAGGGGCTAAAATTCCCTGATGTGGAAGATCCAGAACCTATTTATTATCATTTCGATGAAAAATTAGATAATATTTTTAACAGGACATTGGCGTTAATTATTAGGGAATTCAGTTACTCCAGATATACTCCGTTATTGTACCTTAAAAGAGATTTAACTCCTCTTGAAAAAGTTTCTCAAAGAAACATGGGAAGGTTCATGAAAATTCTTCTTTCAAAAAGATTAGAAAGTAGTTTTCATGCTTTTAAAAATAGTATTGATAGATTTATCCTTTCATACACTCGCTTCATTGGTGAATACAAAAAAGGGAACGTATATGTAAGTAAAAAGGATATAAATAAGATATTTGAATTACTGGAAAACGACGACGATGCTGCCATACAACATTTGATAACAGAGGGCAGGGCAGAAAGATATGATTCATCTGATTTTGAATCGGAGTTTTTAAAAGATTTAATGAGAGATTTAGAAGTTTTAGAGGAAATTCAAGCTATGTGGGATGATATTACAGATGATCCTAAACTTGATGAATTCATAAGAGTTTTAAAAGAGGATAAAAATCTTGGAGACAATAAAATACTTGTTTTTACTGAATCAAAGGAAACTGCATTTTATTTAGAAGAAAAACTGAATAAAGCCTTCGGAAAAGTGACATTAGCATATTCAGGTGATTCACCTGAATCAATGCGCCGAAAAGTTATAAAGAATTTTGATGCTAAAGAAAGAAATCCAGAGGACGATTATCAAATACTGGTTTCTACTGATGTTTTATCTCAGGGTGTTAACCTGCACCGTTCTAATGTTGTTATAAATTATGACATTCCCTGGAATCCGACAAGGATGATGCAGAGAGTGGGACGTATCCAGAGGGTTGATACCAAGTTTGATAAAGTTTTTATATATAATTTCTTCCCTGCAGGCCCAATAAACGAGCTTATAGGTTTAGAAGAAGCTGCCACGTCTAAAATAGCTGCTTTTATTGAAATGCTTGGAAATGATTCAAAATTACTTACTGATGAAGAAATAAAATCTCATGATTTATTCAATAGATTAACTTCAAAAGAAACAATAACTGGAGAAGATGAAGAGGAAGTGGACCACGAACTCAAATATTTGACATTTTTAAGAGATATAAGGGATAATGAACCGAATTTATTTAATAAGATTAAGAAACTTCCTAAAAAAGCCAGAACTGCAAGAAAACATTTAGAAAATTATAATTCATTATTAACGTTCTTTAAAAGCGGGAAATTAAGGAAAATATTTATAACTAAGGGAGAAAATGCTGAAGAGCTTGATTTCATTGAAGCTGCAGAAATTCTTGAAGTTGATAAGGAGACTAAAGCTGAAAAAATAGATGCAGAATTTTATAATCATTTAGATATTAATAAGAAAGAATTTGAAGCGGTTTTTGATGTTGAAGAGGAAAAAATTAAAACAGGCAGTAGAAGCCATTCAACGAAACTTATTAAGATAATTAATGCAACATTGCGGATGCAAAAGCAATTTAGTGAAGATGATGAGGAATATTTACGAGATGTAATTGGATTATTGGATGATGGAGTTCTACCAAAGGGACTTAGTAAAAAATTAGTCAAAGAATTAAATGATTTGGAAGATTTAGAACCGCTTAAAATTTTAGGGAAAATTAGAGCAGGGATACCTTCAGAATATTTAAAAGGAGATAGTAATGCTCCACCAGAGCCTTCTGGGCATAGGGAAGTTATTTTATCTGAAT